The Mucilaginibacter sp. PAMB04168 genome contains the following window.
TATCAAAGTCCAGCTCGTTGTAAACAGCGGCCAGTCTATCCGCATAAGCCAGCAACATTTCGCCAGCAGGTGTGAGCGATATTTTTTTATTCCCGCTACGATCTATCAGCGTGGTTTTAAACTGTTCTTCCAGCTCTTTAATATGCTTGGTCACAGCAGGCTGGCTAATAAAAAGTTCCGTGGACGCCTTGGTAAAGTTCAGCCGCTTGGCCACTGTGTGAAAAACCTGTAATCGAAAATCGAACATACTGATAAATGTTATTAGCTAAGTCGGAAAAGTAACAACAAAAAAGGGAAAGTAGCTGCCGTCAATACGATAACAGGTACAGCGATTTTTAGAACTTTGTCGCCAATAATAATTTTTTGGTCATCAAATTCATAATGGACGTAACGTTGAATAGTTTTCATGATCTTCTTTATTTATATCTCAAAGATCAATCATAAAACTAAGCCATTTTCATCGTCAAAATAGATGGTTGATAGTCTAAAGTTATGAAAATAGCTCAAGCATATAAAACAAAAGCAGGCTGCTTCTGTCGATCTGTTTTTGCTATAGTTTAACAGTGAGCTTTATTCCCATCCCCACTTTTTAAATAACGCATGGCCATCGATACTTTGTAAGAATTGAATGAATTGTTTGGCTTGCGCTGCGTGTTTGGTATTGGATGTCAGCGCTACCGGCGTACCACGAAATAGCCGTGATGCCAAAGGCAGTTCTACAACCTGTGTAACATCTTTCAGATTCTCATGCCATGAGGCATAGGTGATCCAAGCATCGTAACTTTGATCTTTCTTCCAAGCCTCAATACCCAACGCAGTATTGGCAAAAGATCCGCCAATGTTTCGCTGTATCTCACCGATCAGGTTTTCCTTACCCGCAATATCTTCCCATAAACCCAACTGTCCTGCGCCATTTACGTCAAGTATTTTAATGCCAGGTTTGGCAAGGTCTTTTAAACCGATAATATGTTTGGGATTACCCGGCCTTACTAAAATAGCTGCACGTCTTTTATAAAGTTCTACACGTGTTGCAGCATCAACCATTCCCGGATGGGTTTGCATAAACTGCGTAAGCATATATTCCGCCCCGCCGTAGATCACATCACCGTCTTTCTGCGCTTGTGAAAGCCACTTCGGTTCCGGGCCACCAGTCACTTTGACCGGGATACCTGTTTTAGCGATGAATGCCTTAGCGCAATCCTGCATGGCTGATAAAGGGCCGCCGGGGCCGTATGCATAGATCGTATCCTTTGTTTGTCCAAATAATACAATGGACTTTAAAACAATTATAGTGGTAATTAAAAGTTTCATTTTTTGGCAGGTTGTGGGGTATAGCGTAAATAAGGTTTTACAATGCGGTGTCCCTCTGGAAATATTGACTCAATGTCTTCTGTTTTAACACTCAGACCAATAATCACATCCTCGCCTGTTTCCCAATTCGCTGGGGTCGCCACACTGAATTCATCCGTCAACTGAAGAGAATCGATCACCCTCAACACTTCGTTAAAGTTGCGGCCGGTGGATGCCGGATAAGTTATCATCAATTTAACTTTTTTATCAGGCCCGATGATAAACAGAGAACGGACGGTAGCTGTCGCTGATGCGTTCGGGTGGATCATGTCGTATAATTCCGAAACTTTTCGATCGTCGTCGGCGATCAGCGGGAAGTCAACGTTACAGTTTTGTGTTTCATTGATATCGCTTATCCATGATAAGTGCTTATCAAGCGGATCGATGCTTAAAGCCAGCGCCTTAACGTTTCTCTTATCAAACTCGCTTTTTAATAAAGCCGTTCTTCCGAGTTCGGTTGTGCAAACAGGTGTATAATCTGCCGGGTGAGAGAATAATACTCCCCAGCTGTCGCCAAGGTATTCGTAAAAATCGATCTCGCCGATGGTTGTTTGTGCGGTAAAGTTGGGAGCTAAATCCCCTAAGTGTAATGACATATCTTAAATTATTAGTCTTTATTTTGTAATGAACCCGTATTTTTTATAAATGGCTTTTGCGGTCGGGCTTATTAAAAAGTCCATAAAATCCTGCGCAGCCCGCGCGTGTGGTGCGGTTTTTAGTTGGCCGGCCACATAAGTCGCGCTGATATTTTCACCTTCCGGTATTTCTACCATATCTGTCGGGTGGCCGATCATTTTTTGATAATAGGCTTCGGTGTACCATACCGGTGCAGCATCACTTTGTTGATACATAATGCGCATCGGTGTTTGGCGATGGTGTATCTGGGTCAAGAAGGTTTTGCCGTTTTTTACCTTGGTGTCCATGATCTCCTTTTTCAGAGTTTCACCACCAGCTTTGACATAAGCCTCTTCGATACGCTTACCGATACCTTCCCATTCCGGGTTGGGCATGCTGACACGCACATCAGTACGTCCCAGGTCTTTTAATCCTTTCACCTTTTGGGGGTTACCCTTTTGCACCATAATAGCTAAGCGGTTGTAAGCATAAGGTGCGGTCTTGCTGAAATATTCCGGCATCTGATCGATACGACTTTTTCCTGCGGTGTAAACATCCGGCTTAAGCGTAATACGCATATTTCCGATAACGATGCTACCCCCCATGATCTGTTTAGCCAATATGCCCGGTGGCAGGGTTTCGGCAAATACACGCTGGTATTGCGGGTATTGTTTTTTGAAGGCGGACATCAGGTCATCGATACACATGAACTGGTTCCCGGCAAAGAAGACCACCAGTTGCGGATCGTTAATGTCGCCGAACAGGTCGGGTACATTGTCCACTCCTGGGACGGTAAACTGTACTTTACTTTCAGGTGGGGTATTCCATGGCGGATCGAAACGATGATCCTGTGCTTTTGCCTGGCTTCCTAAAGCTATTATTGCTGTTATTGCAAATGTTATTTTCTGAAGATATTTCATGATGTTTTATATAAATTGAATGAGGGTACTGATTAAGGATGCACGGTGGCCCAGCCTTCGTACTGGCGGATGATGATCTCACCGTTGCCGCTCGGCACATAAGAGATAAATGGGAACAGGTCAGCTTTATCGATCTTCCTTTCCTTAATGGTATTATTACACTGTGCCAATACCACTCCCTTTGCCTGGAGGTCCTTTAAAGTTTGCTCATAAGCACTACTTTTCATGTAAACAGCTACACCGTCGCCAAAAGCGATGAGCTCAACATGGAGTTTACCTTTCAGTCTTGTGTCTTCCAGCGCATTATTGATGTTTCTTAATGTCCCCTTGATCTTTTTATCATCGCCGGAATTGATGATATAAAGCGCATTGTAATGCTTGAGCTTTGCGGTTGCGCCGGTAAAGGCCGCTGGATCGGTTTGTTGGGCCTTAACATTTTTTGTGAAAGCGGTCAGCGCTACTGCTGCTAAAATGATGATGTACTTTTTCATGGTCTCAATTTTATGATTTTATAGTTGTTACTTGTTTCTGGGCGTCTTTAATAGGTTTGAATGGCCCGTATTTATGCTGCTTCTCGCTGAACTGGTCGGCGTAAGGCCCGAACGGAAAATCTATCGGTTTCTTCTTCAGGTCTTTCCAGTCGTTATGTTGGTCTTTATGGGGACGCGGCTGGGAGTTAACGAAAGCTCCAACGTTCCATGCTTCTTCATCTGTTAATTGCGGACTATGATATGAAGCGCCGTATGGCATATTGTTTTTCACAAATCCTGCAAAATTGGTCAGCCTGTACATACCTGCACCATCATTGTAACTGTGTTTTCCCCATAATGGCGGGTTGGCGTAGGTTTTTTTATCAGCATTCAGCAAGCCCTCGCCGTTAGCACCGTGGCAGCTTTGGCATTTCATCATAAACACTTCCTTACCCTTGGCCGGGTCTGCTGCCTGACCCATGAATGCCAGCTTTTCTGTTGCATTTCCAAATAGCTTTTGACCTTTCTTTACGTCCTTACCGATCCACTTCATGTAAGCGAGCATGGCCTGAATCTCTTTACTGGAAGGATTAGGTACTTTACCCGCCAAACTACGCTCGAAGCATTCAGCGATACGTTCTTCGGGCTGCTCCACCCGGCCACTCCTGTTGCTCAGTTTTGGGTAACTGGCAATAAAGCTGGCATAATTATTACCGAAAAGGCGTGACCCGGCATCAAGGTGGCAGTTCTGACAATTCATCCCGTTCGTTATCTTCGCGATGCTGCCTTGAGGACCAAAATATTTGGCGGTATGTGCGACGAGTTCCCTGCCATATTTGATCATCTCGCCATCTTTACCTGCAGGTATGGTATTTTCATCAGGGGCTTTCCAGGCATCAGCCGGAATAGGGCGTGGTGTAGTGCCGGCAGAGGCTTCGGTAGATGGAATGGTAGCAGGCTGATCAGACCTTCCATATACCTGTTGGGAAACTTCACCCGGTTTATGATCAGCTGGCACTACCAATGTCACGATCACTGCTATTATACAAACCGCAAACAAAACACTTACGGTTATTAAGGCCTTTGATACCTTGACCAAAGCTTTGGTCACTTCCCTGTTTTCGTCTTGCTGTTTCATTTTGTTTGTTGGTTGATACATCAAAAGTACAGCTGAAAACGGCTGAAGTTATATCACAAATTATGATGATCGATAATCTGTGGTTATTGATCATCTATTGATAATCATTTTTTGGCTGGTAAAATTCATCTTCTTCCATCAGGGAATGTAGAGTTCTTTTCCAAACAGAATATAGTTCGCCGCAGGAAGCGCTGAGGATCGCCTTACCTAAATTGCTTTTCACAAAAGATGCGACCTCATCTAAGGCTACCCATTGATATTTATCTGCCTCCTGATCAGGGAAGCAAATTTGGTCAAGCTGGTCGGTGGATATAGATTTAGCTTTGAATATCAGATGTATGCTATCACCATAGCTGATCTTTTCACCTATTACAGGCTCCGAATAATATACATGGTATAAGCCTTCAATATTTGGCATAATACCGGTTTCCTCCTGACATTCACGGATAGCACCCGCCATTGGGCTTTCTCCAGATTCCACGATGCCTCCGGGTAATGTCCATCTTTGAGTCGATCTTTTCCTAATGATCAAATAGAGATCGTTGTGCGGGATCAATACACAGGCGGCTATTGTTTTTCGCGGAAGTCCTTTGTAATATTCTTCGGGGGCTGTGATCATATGACAAGGTGCTAAAAGCTATATACACAGATTTTTGAATCAGCGTTACTCAATTTTAAGAATACCTACCTGACCTCATTGGGTGCGCTATCAGGTGTGTCTCAATTTAGCTACCAACTATTAAATGTTATGATCTATTATGCTGGTGGAAAAATGAAATGCTTGTTATCATACTAAATAGACATCTATTAAGAATTTCTATTATAGTAGTCTTCAATGGCCTGCCCAATAGTATTGGCAAGCTCCTGCGAGATTTCGCCATTAACAATGCTCCATGAATTATCACCGTTATTAATCAGCGTGATCGTTCCGGCACCGGTCTGCACGACAAATGTCTCGTCCTGGTGCGTTACGTTATATCGCATTTCGGATCCGCCTTCCAATGTAGCTGTTATATTAAATTGTGTGCCTCCCATGATCTATTAACTTTAAACTATTGCAATTGTTCAGACGAAAGTTTGATCAGGTATTGGGTAATAGATACCAAAGCAGCAGCCCGCTGACGAGTACTATCGCAACGGTCATCAAAAGCGACAAGGCGAACGAAGGGAAATAGGCGTTTCTAAGCAATTGTTTTTCAATACGTCGATATCTAAAATAGCTTAATAAAGCCATCAGGGCACCGATAGCGACGAGGATGATCCCGATGGTTGCGGAAAAGCCCTTCCCGGGCAGGAGAACCTTATCAGTAATAACGAGGGATAATTGCTTGACGAACAAACTGAATTTTACCACTACAAAGCCAAAACCCATCAATGCTATGCTGGTTCTTATCCAGGCCAAA
Protein-coding sequences here:
- a CDS encoding substrate-binding domain-containing protein, which translates into the protein MKLLITTIIVLKSIVLFGQTKDTIYAYGPGGPLSAMQDCAKAFIAKTGIPVKVTGGPEPKWLSQAQKDGDVIYGGAEYMLTQFMQTHPGMVDAATRVELYKRRAAILVRPGNPKHIIGLKDLAKPGIKILDVNGAGQLGLWEDIAGKENLIGEIQRNIGGSFANTALGIEAWKKDQSYDAWITYASWHENLKDVTQVVELPLASRLFRGTPVALTSNTKHAAQAKQFIQFLQSIDGHALFKKWGWE
- a CDS encoding peroxiredoxin; the protein is MSLHLGDLAPNFTAQTTIGEIDFYEYLGDSWGVLFSHPADYTPVCTTELGRTALLKSEFDKRNVKALALSIDPLDKHLSWISDINETQNCNVDFPLIADDDRKVSELYDMIHPNASATATVRSLFIIGPDKKVKLMITYPASTGRNFNEVLRVIDSLQLTDEFSVATPANWETGEDVIIGLSVKTEDIESIFPEGHRIVKPYLRYTPQPAKK
- a CDS encoding substrate-binding domain-containing protein, translating into MKYLQKITFAITAIIALGSQAKAQDHRFDPPWNTPPESKVQFTVPGVDNVPDLFGDINDPQLVVFFAGNQFMCIDDLMSAFKKQYPQYQRVFAETLPPGILAKQIMGGSIVIGNMRITLKPDVYTAGKSRIDQMPEYFSKTAPYAYNRLAIMVQKGNPQKVKGLKDLGRTDVRVSMPNPEWEGIGKRIEEAYVKAGGETLKKEIMDTKVKNGKTFLTQIHHRQTPMRIMYQQSDAAPVWYTEAYYQKMIGHPTDMVEIPEGENISATYVAGQLKTAPHARAAQDFMDFLISPTAKAIYKKYGFITK
- a CDS encoding DsrE family protein, with protein sequence MKKYIIILAAVALTAFTKNVKAQQTDPAAFTGATAKLKHYNALYIINSGDDKKIKGTLRNINNALEDTRLKGKLHVELIAFGDGVAVYMKSSAYEQTLKDLQAKGVVLAQCNNTIKERKIDKADLFPFISYVPSGNGEIIIRQYEGWATVHP
- a CDS encoding c-type cytochrome, giving the protein MKQQDENREVTKALVKVSKALITVSVLFAVCIIAVIVTLVVPADHKPGEVSQQVYGRSDQPATIPSTEASAGTTPRPIPADAWKAPDENTIPAGKDGEMIKYGRELVAHTAKYFGPQGSIAKITNGMNCQNCHLDAGSRLFGNNYASFIASYPKLSNRSGRVEQPEERIAECFERSLAGKVPNPSSKEIQAMLAYMKWIGKDVKKGQKLFGNATEKLAFMGQAADPAKGKEVFMMKCQSCHGANGEGLLNADKKTYANPPLWGKHSYNDGAGMYRLTNFAGFVKNNMPYGASYHSPQLTDEEAWNVGAFVNSQPRPHKDQHNDWKDLKKKPIDFPFGPYADQFSEKQHKYGPFKPIKDAQKQVTTIKS
- a CDS encoding NUDIX hydrolase; the encoded protein is MITAPEEYYKGLPRKTIAACVLIPHNDLYLIIRKRSTQRWTLPGGIVESGESPMAGAIRECQEETGIMPNIEGLYHVYYSEPVIGEKISYGDSIHLIFKAKSISTDQLDQICFPDQEADKYQWVALDEVASFVKSNLGKAILSASCGELYSVWKRTLHSLMEEDEFYQPKNDYQ
- a CDS encoding DUF202 domain-containing protein, which translates into the protein MSGADTSKQKINPGDHLANERTFLAWIRTSIALMGFGFVVVKFSLFVKQLSLVITDKVLLPGKGFSATIGIILVAIGALMALLSYFRYRRIEKQLLRNAYFPSFALSLLMTVAIVLVSGLLLWYLLPNT